The DNA region GGCCGCATAGGCTTGTATGACCTGGGCGAGAGCAACAAGTTCACCCTGATGTACAACCGCAGGCTGTCCGACAGCTCCCTGCTGCGGGGCGGGCTCTTCCGCAGCAAGCTGGGGATAGGCTATGACTATACCTCGGGCAAGGCTGGCCTGTCCGCAGACCTGTATCGGCCCAACGATCCCTATCTGTTCGTGAGAGGCAAGTATAGGCTGAACAAAAATCTGTCTCTGATGGTGGGAGCGGAGGACCTGCTGCACAAGGAAAACAGAAAGCCGGTCTTCGGACTGTCGCTGAGCTACTGACCCGCAGAAAAAAGCCCCTGCGAGCAAGTCGCCGGGGGCTTTGTTTGCAGTAAAATATAACGATCAAAAAGGACGGTGTAATATGAAAGTTTTGCTGTTGAAGGACGTGAAGAATCTGGGCTCTGCCAACGAAGTGGCAGAGGTGTCGGAGGGATACGCCAGGAATATGCTCATCCCTCAGAAGCTGGCCGTGCCCGCCACTCCCGCCATACTGGCAGACGTGAAAAAGAGGCACGATGCCGCCGAGGCCAGAGAAGCCAAAGCCAGAGCCGAGGCAGTGGCCCTGAAGGAAAAGCTGGGGACAAAGCGTATAGTGGTCAAGGCAAAGGCCGGCAGCGAGGGCAAGCTCTACGGAGCAGTGACCGCCGCCGAGGTGGCCGAGGCCATAGACAAGGCCTTTGACGTGGAGCTGGACAGGAAAAAGGTCTCTCTCAACGAGAGCGTGAAGCATCTGGGCATACACACGGCCCACATCAGGCTCCATGCCGGCGTGTCCGCGGATATATCCTTTGAAGTGGTGGCGGAGGAAGAATAGTGGCTGCTGCCGATCCGAGGGTACCTCCCCAAAACCTGGATGCCGAGCGGGCGGTGCTGGGCTGCATGCTCATGTCTGCCAAGGCTTGTGACGAGGCCGTGGTGCGTCTTGCCACGGCGGACTTTTATCGTCCGGAGCACCAGGCCGTGTTTGAGGCCCTCAAGGCTCTCATGCAGGACCGAACACCGGTAGATCTTATCAGCGTGACCGAGGAGCTGCGCCGGGAAGGACATCTGGAAAAGGTGGGCGGCGCAGAGTACCTGACGGTGCTGTACGAA from Abditibacteriota bacterium includes:
- the rplI gene encoding 50S ribosomal protein L9 → MKVLLLKDVKNLGSANEVAEVSEGYARNMLIPQKLAVPATPAILADVKKRHDAAEAREAKARAEAVALKEKLGTKRIVVKAKAGSEGKLYGAVTAAEVAEAIDKAFDVELDRKKVSLNESVKHLGIHTAHIRLHAGVSADISFEVVAEEE